From a region of the Streptomyces sp. NBC_01454 genome:
- a CDS encoding TerD family protein, translated as MTPGSNLPLSAARVAVDVTAPVRLDVSGLLLAAGGKVRSDDDFVFYNQPSAPGVTHSAAAAGGDTITVDTAAVPEGIEKIVVTASLDTPGATFAGTEPTGTVRNADDGSVLASFTPPRLGTETALVLVEIYRRGGVWKVRAVGQGYANGLAGIATDFGVSVEEPAAPAAAPQAPPAPPTPAAGWGPPTGAPAPVAPPPPAAAPAAPAPAPSTPAPGTGTGTGTGKINLDKGRVSLQKNQTVSLVKGGRPVLSSVRMGLGWEPAFRAKSIDLDASVIAYGPDRKKVDNCFFGKLMILGGAIQHSGDNLTGEGAGDDEAITVHLGGLPPEVTGLVFVVNSFSGQKFSDVAKAYCRLLDAQSGEELVRFDLTHAEPRTGVIMAKLIRQFSGEWEMTALGEFVDARTVRGMTKPAAQAL; from the coding sequence ATGACTCCTGGCTCGAACCTCCCGCTCAGCGCCGCGCGGGTGGCGGTGGACGTCACCGCCCCCGTGCGGCTGGATGTGTCGGGCCTGCTGCTGGCCGCCGGCGGCAAGGTCCGCTCCGACGACGACTTCGTGTTCTACAACCAGCCCTCCGCACCGGGTGTGACGCACTCCGCGGCGGCCGCCGGCGGCGACACCATCACGGTCGACACCGCCGCGGTGCCCGAGGGCATCGAGAAGATCGTCGTGACCGCGAGCCTGGACACCCCCGGCGCGACCTTCGCCGGCACGGAGCCCACGGGCACGGTCCGCAACGCCGACGACGGCAGCGTCCTGGCCTCCTTCACCCCGCCGCGGCTGGGCACCGAGACCGCGCTGGTGCTCGTCGAGATCTACCGCCGGGGCGGCGTGTGGAAGGTCCGCGCGGTCGGCCAGGGCTACGCCAACGGCCTCGCGGGGATCGCCACCGACTTCGGCGTCAGCGTCGAGGAACCGGCCGCGCCCGCCGCCGCCCCGCAGGCACCCCCCGCTCCCCCGACCCCCGCCGCCGGGTGGGGACCGCCCACCGGCGCCCCCGCCCCGGTCGCCCCGCCGCCGCCCGCCGCCGCGCCGGCGGCCCCGGCTCCCGCGCCGTCCACCCCGGCCCCCGGCACCGGCACCGGCACCGGCACCGGCAAGATCAACCTCGACAAGGGCCGGGTCAGTCTGCAGAAGAACCAGACGGTGTCGCTGGTCAAGGGCGGCCGTCCGGTGCTCAGCTCGGTCCGGATGGGCCTCGGTTGGGAGCCCGCCTTCCGCGCCAAGAGCATCGACCTGGACGCCTCCGTCATCGCCTACGGCCCGGACCGCAAAAAGGTCGACAACTGCTTCTTCGGCAAGCTGATGATCCTGGGCGGCGCGATCCAGCACTCCGGCGACAACCTCACGGGCGAGGGCGCCGGCGACGACGAGGCGATCACCGTCCACCTCGGCGGGCTGCCTCCGGAGGTGACGGGCCTGGTCTTCGTCGTGAACTCCTTCTCCGGCCAGAAGTTCTCCGATGTCGCCAAGGCGTACTGCCGCCTGCTGGACGCCCAGAGCGGGGAGGAACTGGTCCGCTTCGACCTCACCCACGCCGAGCCGCGCACGGGCGTGATCATGGCGAAGCTCATCCGCCAGTTCTCCGGCGAGTGGGAGATGACCGCGCTGGGCGAGTTCGTCGACGCCCGCACGGTCCGCGGCATGACCAAGCCGGCCGCCCAGGCGCTGTGA